tcctttttgtggctgaaaaatatcccattgtatagaTAGACCACACATTGTTTATGTATTCCTCGTcgatagatatttgggttgtttccacttttggggTGTTATACataatgctactgtgaacatcTGTGAACAAGGCTCTGTATGGACATGTTTTCAATGCACtttggtatatacctagaagtagcTAGGTCACATGGTAATTCCTTGTtcccttttgtttgtttagagacagagtcttgctttgtttcccaggctggggtgcagtggtgcaatcttggctcactgtaatctccagcctcctgggttcaagcaattctcctgcctcagcctccctagtagctgggattataggcgcccgccaccacgcccagctaattttttttttttttttttgagacagagtcttgctctgtttcccaggctggagtacagtggctgatcttggctcactgtaacttccacctcccgggttcaagcgattctcctgcctcaacctcctaagtagctgagatcacagacatgtgccaccatgcccagctaatattttttttgtatttttagtagagacagtgtttcatcatgttgaccaggctggtcttgaactcctgacctcgggtgattcacttgcctcagcctcccagagtactgggattacaggcgtgagccaccttgcccaggctaatttttgtatttttttttttttgtagagactgggtttccccatgttggccagactggtctcaaactgagctcaggtgatccacctgcctcagcctcccaaagtgctgtgattacaggcatgagccaccatgcccggccacccttttttttttttttttaaatctgtattttaagGAAGCAACAttgtatgtttaactttctgagaagttaccagactgttttccaaagtggttacaccattttacagtcccaccagcagtacATGAGGGTTCCGATTTCCACTGGACGATTGTAAACAGGGGAATGACATGATCCGATTTTTAAAAGACCCCtcagccggtcatggtggctcacgcctgtagtcccaacactttgggaggccgaggtgggtggatcacctgaggtcaggagtttgagaccaacctgaccaatatggtgaaaccccgtcttacaaaaaatacaaaaattagctgggcatggtagcctgcgcctgtagtcccagctactcgggaggctgagacaggtgaatcgcttgaaccagggaggtggaggtttcagtgagctgagattgcaccactgcactccagcctgggtaacagagcaaggctccgtcttaaaaaaaaaagggggggggggtccCGATAATGTCTGCGGGGAGGATGGATTGTAAGGACACAAGATTAGAAGCAGGCAGCAGTCTTGAATGGTGCCTTAGACAAGAACTGTAGTAGGGGAATGGTAATAGGACAGTTTGGGGACATATTTGGAGGTGGCTGGAACTGCCAGAAAAAGAGGTCATTTCCAGACTTTTGGGGTACAGGAGCCCCTGAGGACTTTCCAAGGATCTCACCGTGCCAGGACAGAGACCTGCCTCCCCTAGCAGAGACCCCTGTCTCCCGCCTAGGAGCTGAAAATCCTGGTGGACTACGACGAGAAAGGCTACCTCCTGCAGATCTTCACCAAACCGGTGCAGGACCGGCCCACGCTCTTCCTGGAAGTCATCCAGCGCCACAACCACCAGGTACCGCTTGTCTCCGGCAGGCCCGAGGGGACAGGCAGCTAGCACACTCGGTTTTCTGGGTCCCTGGCTCATTTCTCTTTCCCACCCCAGGGTTTTGGAGCCGGCAACTTCAACTCACTTTTCAAGGCTTTCGAGGAGGAGCAGAACCTGCGGGGCAACCTCACCGACTTGGAGACCAACGGGGTGGTGCCCGGCATGTAAGCCCCGCCCACCGCCCTCACCACGGAGGCCCCGCCCACCCGCAGACACGGCCACGCCCTCTGATTCTGGAACTCGCCCAACTTCCCTACTGGCTGCTCCCCTTGGGTCCCGCCCACCAGTAGACTGGCCCCCAAGGCTCCGCCCACCATGACCACACCCCTCGGCGGGCAGTCCTCTACTCCAGCCCTCCCGATTAAAGCATGCCCTGGTCCAATGCGGTG
The genomic region above belongs to Piliocolobus tephrosceles isolate RC106 unplaced genomic scaffold, ASM277652v3 unscaffolded_24860, whole genome shotgun sequence and contains:
- the LOC111543380 gene encoding 4-hydroxyphenylpyruvate dioxygenase, with amino-acid sequence MEFLSVPSTYYKQLREKLKTAKIKVKENIDVLEELKILVDYDEKGYLLQIFTKPVQDRPTLFLEVIQRHNHQGFGAGNFNSLFKAFEEEQNLRGNLTDLETNGVVPGM